In Streptomyces sp. NBC_00483, a single window of DNA contains:
- the mshA gene encoding D-inositol-3-phosphate glycosyltransferase: MSQYVTRFRRSGAAPALLRFPGAHRRPRRIAMLSVHTSPLHQPGTGDAGGMNVYIVELAKRLAAINIEVEIFTRATAGGLPPEVELAPGVLVRHVDAGPYEGLAKEDLPAQLCAFTHGVMQAWAGHRPGYYDLVHSHYWLSGQVGWLAAERWGAPLVHAMHTMAKVKNAALAEGDTPEPAARVIGETQIVRAADRLIANTAEEADELVRHYEADPGSVAVVHPGVNLDRFRPADGRAAARARLGLPQDALVPLFAGRIQPLKAPDILLKAVAVLLDERPQLRSRIVVPVVGGPSGSGLAKPAALQKLAARLGIADVVRFQPPVGQEALADWFRAASVLVMPSYNESFGLVAIEAQAAGTPVIAASVGGLPVAVRHEKTGFLVDGHEPARYARVLREFADHPDLVDTMGDAAARHALSFGWDTAASATADVYTAAMQARRRVVPSHHG; this comes from the coding sequence GTGAGCCAGTACGTGACCAGGTTCCGCCGCTCCGGGGCTGCTCCGGCCCTGCTGCGGTTCCCCGGTGCGCATCGCCGCCCCCGCCGTATCGCGATGCTCAGCGTGCACACCTCGCCCCTCCACCAGCCCGGCACGGGCGACGCGGGCGGCATGAACGTCTACATAGTCGAGCTCGCCAAGCGCCTCGCGGCGATCAACATAGAGGTCGAGATCTTCACCCGCGCCACCGCCGGTGGCCTGCCGCCGGAGGTCGAGCTGGCGCCGGGCGTCCTCGTACGACATGTGGACGCGGGCCCCTACGAAGGCCTCGCCAAGGAGGACCTGCCCGCCCAGCTCTGTGCCTTCACGCACGGAGTCATGCAGGCGTGGGCGGGCCACCGCCCCGGCTATTACGACCTCGTCCACTCGCACTACTGGCTGTCCGGACAGGTCGGCTGGCTCGCCGCCGAGCGCTGGGGCGCGCCCCTCGTGCACGCCATGCACACCATGGCCAAGGTCAAGAACGCGGCGCTCGCCGAGGGCGACACCCCCGAACCGGCCGCCCGCGTCATCGGCGAGACCCAGATCGTGCGCGCCGCCGACCGCCTCATCGCGAACACGGCGGAGGAGGCCGACGAGCTGGTCCGCCACTACGAGGCCGACCCCGGCAGTGTCGCCGTCGTGCACCCCGGCGTGAACCTGGACCGCTTCCGCCCCGCCGACGGCAGGGCCGCAGCGCGTGCCCGCCTCGGCCTGCCGCAGGACGCGCTCGTCCCGCTCTTCGCGGGCCGCATCCAGCCGCTCAAGGCGCCGGACATCCTCCTGAAGGCCGTCGCGGTCCTGCTCGACGAGCGGCCACAGCTCCGCTCCCGCATCGTCGTCCCGGTGGTCGGCGGACCCAGCGGCAGCGGCCTCGCCAAGCCGGCGGCACTCCAGAAGCTCGCCGCGCGGCTCGGCATCGCGGACGTGGTCCGCTTCCAGCCGCCGGTCGGCCAGGAGGCGCTCGCGGACTGGTTCCGCGCGGCATCCGTCCTGGTCATGCCGTCCTACAACGAGTCCTTCGGACTCGTCGCCATAGAGGCTCAGGCCGCCGGTACGCCGGTGATCGCCGCGTCCGTGGGCGGCCTCCCCGTAGCCGTACGGCACGAAAAGACCGGCTTCCTGGTCGACGGCCACGAACCGGCCCGCTACGCGCGCGTGCTCCGCGAATTCGCCGACCACCCCGACCTGGTCGACACCATGGGCGACGCGGCCGCCCGCCACGCCCTCTCCTTCGGCTGGGACACGGCGGCCTCCGCCACGGCGGACGTCTACACGGCGGCGATGCAGGCCCGGCGCCGTGTCGTACCCTCGCACCATGGCTGA
- a CDS encoding YbjN domain-containing protein yields MADQRQAHDVIESTLKDAELEWESPESGSYVVKLPGTRKLSTTLSLRVGRHSLSLNAFVIRHPDENEAGVHRWLLERNLRLYGVSYAVDQLGDIYLTGKLPLAAVTPDELDRLLGSVLEAADGSFNTLLELGFASAIRKEYEWRVARGESTRNLDAFTHLTQRPAK; encoded by the coding sequence ATGGCTGACCAGCGACAGGCACACGACGTCATCGAGTCCACGCTGAAGGACGCCGAGCTGGAGTGGGAGAGCCCGGAGTCGGGCTCGTACGTCGTGAAGCTCCCCGGCACCCGCAAGCTCTCGACGACGCTGTCCCTGCGCGTGGGACGGCACAGCCTCTCGCTCAATGCCTTCGTGATCCGGCACCCGGACGAGAACGAGGCCGGGGTGCACCGCTGGCTCCTGGAGCGCAATCTGCGTCTGTACGGCGTGAGTTACGCGGTCGACCAGCTCGGCGACATCTACCTCACCGGGAAGCTTCCGCTGGCCGCCGTCACCCCCGACGAACTGGACCGCCTCCTCGGCTCGGTCCTCGAGGCGGCGGACGGCTCCTTCAACACGCTCCTCGAACTCGGCTTCGCGAGCGCGATCCGCAAGGAGTACGAGTGGCGGGTGGCGCGCGGCGAGTCGACGCGCAACCTGGACGCGTTCACGCATCTGACCCAGCGCCCTGCCAAGTAG
- a CDS encoding MDR family MFS transporter — MSVASLRRAVTESVSGLPREFWWLWTSTLVNRLGNFVLTFLALYLTASRGFSAAYAGLVASLIGLGGVIASVLGGVLADRLGRRPTLLGAQLATSATVAALAFVRDPAWIAVTGFALGLASNASRPAIQAMMADIVRPEDRVRAFSLNYWAINLGFAVSSVYAGFLVAQSYTLGFLVEAAMTLACACVVFVKVKESRPTKTVVPGAPSSPVVTMGTVLRDGRFMLMVGLSFLVAVVFTQSSVGLPIVMGENGLTSSDVGLVAGVNGVVIVALQIPLTRYIERRDPGRLLTVSSLLIGYGFALTALAGSLAAYALTVVVWTLGEMINAPTQSGLVARLSPAEGRGRYQGVYTMSWSAAALVAPLAGGWVIDTAGAGWLWAGCAALGTVTALGYWALMRGLSDTEPSRPVAPAPVEAENSPA; from the coding sequence ATGTCAGTCGCCTCGCTCAGACGTGCCGTCACGGAGTCCGTCTCCGGGCTTCCGCGCGAATTCTGGTGGCTGTGGACCAGCACCCTCGTCAACCGGCTCGGAAACTTCGTCCTCACCTTCCTCGCGCTGTACCTGACCGCCTCGCGCGGTTTCTCCGCCGCGTACGCCGGTCTCGTCGCCTCGCTGATCGGGCTCGGCGGGGTCATCGCGTCCGTGCTCGGCGGGGTGCTCGCCGACCGGCTCGGGCGGCGGCCCACCCTGCTCGGCGCGCAGCTCGCCACCTCGGCGACGGTCGCCGCGCTCGCCTTCGTGCGCGACCCGGCGTGGATCGCGGTCACCGGCTTCGCCCTCGGCCTCGCGTCGAACGCCTCGCGGCCCGCGATCCAGGCGATGATGGCCGACATCGTGCGCCCCGAGGACCGGGTGCGGGCGTTCTCGCTCAACTACTGGGCGATCAACCTGGGGTTCGCGGTCTCGTCCGTGTACGCCGGCTTCCTTGTCGCGCAGAGCTACACGCTTGGCTTTCTCGTCGAGGCCGCGATGACGCTGGCCTGCGCGTGCGTCGTGTTCGTGAAGGTGAAGGAGTCGAGGCCGACGAAGACGGTGGTGCCCGGCGCCCCGTCGAGCCCGGTGGTCACCATGGGGACGGTGCTGCGCGACGGCCGCTTCATGCTGATGGTGGGGCTTTCGTTCCTGGTCGCCGTGGTCTTCACGCAGAGTTCGGTCGGGCTGCCGATCGTCATGGGCGAGAACGGGCTGACCAGTTCGGACGTCGGGCTCGTCGCCGGCGTGAACGGTGTCGTGATCGTCGCGTTGCAGATCCCGCTGACCCGGTACATCGAACGGCGTGATCCCGGGCGGTTGTTGACCGTCTCCTCGCTGCTCATCGGGTACGGCTTCGCCCTCACCGCCCTCGCCGGATCGCTCGCCGCGTACGCGCTCACGGTCGTGGTGTGGACGCTCGGCGAGATGATCAACGCGCCTACGCAGTCGGGGCTCGTGGCCCGGCTCTCCCCCGCCGAAGGGCGCGGCCGCTACCAGGGCGTCTACACGATGTCGTGGTCCGCGGCGGCCCTCGTCGCCCCGCTCGCGGGCGGCTGGGTGATCGACACGGCGGGCGCCGGATGGCTGTGGGCGGGGTGCGCCGCGCTCGGCACGGTGACGGCGCTCGGCTACTGGGCGCTGATGCGCGGACTGTCGGACACGGAGCCCTCCAGGCCCGTCGCCCCGGCTCCCGTGGAGGCGGAGAACAGCCCGGCTTGA
- a CDS encoding phosphoglyceromutase: MADAPYKLILLRHGESEWNAKNLFTGWVDVNLNEKGEKEAVRGGELLKDAGLLPDVVHTSLQKRAIRTAQLSLEAADRHWIPVHRSWRLNERHYGALQGKDKAQTLAEFGEEQFMLWRRSYDTPPPALDRDAEYSQFEDPRYATLPPELRPQTECLKDVVTRMLPYWFDGIVPDLLTGKTVLVAAHGNSLRALVKHLDGISDADIAGLNIPTGIPLAYELDADFKPVKTGGTYLDPDAAKAAIEAVKNQGKKK, encoded by the coding sequence ATGGCCGACGCACCGTACAAGCTGATCCTCCTCCGCCACGGCGAGAGCGAGTGGAACGCGAAGAACCTGTTCACCGGATGGGTGGACGTCAACCTCAACGAGAAGGGCGAGAAGGAGGCGGTCCGCGGCGGTGAGCTGCTCAAGGACGCCGGCCTGCTCCCCGACGTGGTCCACACGTCGCTCCAGAAGCGCGCGATCCGCACCGCGCAGCTGTCCCTCGAGGCGGCCGACCGCCACTGGATCCCGGTCCACCGCAGCTGGCGCCTGAACGAGCGCCACTACGGCGCCCTCCAGGGCAAGGACAAGGCGCAGACCCTCGCCGAGTTCGGCGAGGAGCAGTTCATGCTGTGGCGCCGCTCGTACGACACCCCGCCGCCGGCCCTGGACCGTGACGCGGAGTACTCCCAGTTCGAGGACCCGCGCTACGCGACGCTCCCGCCGGAGCTGCGCCCGCAGACGGAGTGCCTCAAGGACGTCGTGACGCGCATGCTGCCGTACTGGTTCGACGGCATCGTCCCGGACCTGCTCACGGGCAAGACGGTCCTGGTCGCGGCCCACGGCAACTCGCTGCGCGCCCTGGTCAAGCACCTGGACGGCATCTCCGACGCCGACATCGCGGGCCTGAACATCCCGACCGGCATCCCGCTCGCATACGAGCTGGACGCGGACTTCAAGCCGGTCAAGACGGGCGGCACGTACCTGGACCCCGACGCGGCCAAGGCGGCCATCGAGGCGGTCAAGAACCAGGGCAAGAAGAAGTAG
- a CDS encoding SDR family NAD(P)-dependent oxidoreductase, whose protein sequence is MSGRLHGRTALVTGSTSNIGQAIVEVFAAEGAHVVVSGRSAERGAAVVAGIRASGGRADFVAADLDGSPEASRELADRAREALGGRIDILVNNAGVYPAPGTADTDEKTFDQVYGVNVKAPFFLTAAVAPAMAAAGGGAIVNLGSWITRLGVPLGALYSSTKGAMETLTRAWAAEFGPQGVRVNAVSPGVVLPPTPAGAEPHPGEVMMRGTPAGTVGTPDAIAHAALWLASDEASFVHGTVVDVDGGRTGVAVIAA, encoded by the coding sequence ATGAGTGGACGACTGCACGGCAGGACGGCGCTGGTCACGGGCTCGACCAGCAACATCGGGCAGGCGATCGTCGAGGTGTTCGCCGCCGAGGGCGCCCACGTCGTCGTGTCCGGGCGCAGCGCGGAACGCGGGGCCGCCGTCGTCGCGGGCATCCGAGCGTCCGGCGGCCGGGCCGACTTCGTGGCGGCGGACCTCGACGGCAGCCCGGAGGCCTCCCGCGAGCTGGCCGACCGGGCCCGCGAGGCCCTGGGCGGCCGGATCGACATCCTGGTCAACAACGCCGGCGTCTACCCGGCGCCCGGCACGGCCGACACCGACGAGAAGACCTTCGACCAGGTCTACGGCGTGAACGTGAAGGCGCCGTTCTTCCTCACCGCCGCCGTCGCCCCGGCCATGGCGGCGGCCGGCGGCGGCGCGATCGTCAACCTCGGCTCGTGGATCACGCGCCTCGGCGTTCCGCTCGGCGCGCTCTACAGCTCCACCAAGGGCGCCATGGAGACCCTGACCCGCGCCTGGGCCGCCGAGTTCGGCCCGCAGGGCGTCCGCGTCAACGCCGTCTCGCCCGGCGTGGTCCTCCCGCCGACCCCGGCGGGCGCGGAACCCCACCCCGGCGAGGTGATGATGCGGGGCACCCCGGCGGGCACCGTCGGCACCCCCGACGCGATCGCCCACGCGGCCCTCTGGCTGGCGAGCGACGAGGCGTCCTTCGTCCACGGCACGGTGGTGGACGTGGACGGTGGCCGAACGGGAGTCGCCGTGATCGCCGCGTAG
- a CDS encoding TetR/AcrR family transcriptional regulator — MADALTAKGRATRDRIVGGAAEALREQGVSFTTLDDIRARTGTSKSQLFHYFPGGKDELLLAVARFEADRVLEDQQPHLGRLDSWESWQQWRDLVVERYELQGDHCPLGALFLQVGRSSTGARAIVTELMRQWQEQLARGVRALQTGGLVATSLDVERTAAALLAGIQGGVTIMMSTGDSTHLKAALDTGIDHLRDHGSVR; from the coding sequence ATGGCCGACGCACTGACCGCGAAAGGGCGTGCCACGCGGGACCGCATCGTCGGCGGCGCGGCCGAGGCGCTGCGTGAGCAGGGCGTCTCGTTCACGACGCTGGACGACATCCGCGCCCGCACCGGCACCAGCAAGAGCCAGCTCTTCCACTACTTTCCCGGCGGCAAGGACGAACTGCTCCTCGCCGTGGCCCGGTTCGAGGCCGACCGGGTGCTCGAGGACCAGCAGCCGCACCTCGGCCGCCTCGACTCGTGGGAGTCCTGGCAGCAGTGGCGCGACCTGGTGGTCGAGCGCTACGAACTCCAGGGCGACCACTGCCCGTTGGGTGCGCTGTTCCTCCAGGTCGGACGGTCGAGCACGGGCGCGAGGGCGATCGTCACCGAGCTGATGCGGCAGTGGCAGGAGCAGCTCGCCCGCGGTGTCCGCGCCCTCCAGACGGGCGGCCTGGTGGCGACCTCCCTCGACGTGGAACGGACGGCCGCGGCGCTGCTCGCGGGGATCCAGGGCGGCGTGACGATCATGATGTCCACCGGCGACTCGACCCACCTCAAGGCGGCGCTCGACACCGGCATCGACCATCTGCGGGACCACGGCTCCGTACGATGA
- the cpt gene encoding chloramphenicol phosphotransferase CPT has product MPQVIVLNGGSSSGKSSIARELQTLLLPEPWLSLSVDTLIQALPSSGAGIEFASDGSITVGPAFDRVEDAWMAGVAAMAAAGAPVIVDEVFLGGPHSQNRWRKALAGLDVLWVGVRCDAQVAAEREAARGDRIAGMAASQAALVHEGVTYDLVVDTTRTGAAECARVIVGWVSPR; this is encoded by the coding sequence ATGCCCCAAGTGATCGTCCTCAACGGCGGCTCCAGCTCAGGCAAGTCGAGCATCGCCCGTGAACTGCAGACGCTGCTGCTGCCCGAGCCGTGGCTGAGCCTCAGCGTGGACACGCTCATCCAGGCACTTCCCTCGTCCGGCGCGGGCATCGAGTTCGCTTCCGACGGCTCGATCACTGTGGGCCCCGCCTTCGACCGGGTCGAGGACGCGTGGATGGCGGGCGTCGCGGCGATGGCGGCGGCCGGCGCGCCCGTGATCGTGGACGAGGTCTTCCTGGGCGGCCCGCACTCCCAGAACCGCTGGCGCAAGGCACTGGCGGGGCTCGACGTCCTCTGGGTGGGCGTCCGCTGTGACGCGCAGGTCGCGGCGGAACGGGAGGCCGCCCGGGGCGACCGGATCGCCGGAATGGCGGCCTCCCAGGCGGCCCTGGTCCACGAGGGCGTGACGTACGACCTGGTGGTGGACACGACGCGGACCGGGGCGGCGGAGTGCGCGCGGGTGATCGTGGGGTGGGTCAGCCCCCGGTGA
- the phoU gene encoding phosphate signaling complex protein PhoU produces MRDAYHEELDSIGEGLVEMARLVGSAIGRATTAMLDADLKLAESVIAADQKVDDLQHDLEARAIALLARQQPVATDLRIVVTSLRMSADLERSGDLAQHVAKLARLRFPDRAVPHDLHATILEMGQLAQRLMAKAAEVIITKDVDLAMQLEQDDDEMDLLHRTLFQHLMDEKWKHGIETAVDVTLLGRYYERFADHAVSVAKRVVYLVTGEHADEVQASTAAPAESA; encoded by the coding sequence ATGCGTGACGCGTACCACGAGGAACTTGACTCGATCGGCGAGGGCCTGGTCGAGATGGCCCGCCTTGTCGGGTCGGCGATCGGGCGCGCCACCACGGCCATGCTCGACGCCGACCTGAAGCTCGCCGAGTCCGTGATCGCCGCCGACCAGAAGGTGGACGATCTTCAGCACGACCTGGAGGCGCGGGCGATAGCCCTCCTGGCGCGCCAGCAGCCGGTCGCCACCGACCTGCGGATAGTCGTCACCTCGCTCCGTATGAGCGCCGACCTGGAGCGCAGCGGCGACCTGGCGCAGCACGTCGCGAAGCTGGCCCGCCTCCGCTTCCCCGATCGGGCGGTCCCGCACGACCTGCACGCCACGATCCTGGAGATGGGCCAGCTCGCGCAGCGCCTGATGGCGAAGGCGGCGGAGGTCATCATCACCAAGGACGTCGACCTGGCGATGCAGCTGGAGCAGGACGACGACGAGATGGACCTGCTGCACCGCACGCTCTTCCAGCACCTGATGGACGAGAAGTGGAAGCACGGCATCGAGACGGCGGTCGACGTGACGCTGCTCGGCCGCTACTACGAGCGCTTCGCGGACCACGCGGTGTCGGTGGCCAAGCGGGTCGTCTACCTGGTGACGGGCGAGCACGCGGACGAGGTGCAGGCGTCGACGGCGGCGCCGGCCGAGAGCGCCTGA